One genomic window of Sphingomonas ginsengisoli An et al. 2013 includes the following:
- the crcB gene encoding fluoride efflux transporter CrcB produces MNPLLVFLGGGLGAVARYGVNRLGMLWFGPTVPAGTLTVNILGSFAMGLLAALLAEGPAASQPWRLFLATGVLGGFTTFSAFSLDALTLWQRGQPGAAALYVVGSVLLSLAAIALGFAAARLA; encoded by the coding sequence GTGAACCCGTTGCTGGTGTTCCTCGGCGGCGGGCTCGGCGCGGTCGCGCGTTACGGGGTCAACCGGCTCGGGATGCTCTGGTTCGGGCCGACCGTCCCGGCGGGAACGCTGACGGTGAACATCCTCGGCTCGTTCGCGATGGGGCTGCTCGCCGCGCTGCTGGCCGAAGGGCCGGCGGCGAGCCAGCCGTGGCGGCTGTTCCTCGCCACCGGGGTGCTCGGCGGCTTTACCACCTTTTCCGCCTTCAGCCTCGACGCACTGACGCTGTGGCAGCGCGGGCAGCCGGGCGCCGCCGCGCTCTACGTCGTGGGTTCGGTGCTGCTGTCGCTCGCCGCCATCGCGCTGGGGTTCGCGGCGGCGCGGCTGGCCTGA
- a CDS encoding alpha/beta hydrolase, with translation MRILLAAVLPIALAAAAAPPLIGGQWQAPRGLVQQPLWPGLPPNHADSPARPEHSETGTNPKRFAGRPVTGVYDVARPSLTIFPPRGPSRRSAVLVFPGGGFQQLAIDLEGTEACDWLTARGFTCALVKYRVPGSDHHYDPRCDCGLEPRHPTALQDAQRAIRLVRARAGSLGIDPHRIGVMGFSAGGYLVAETSTIVAPTYPPVDAADRLNSRPDFAIALYPGHLCRDGKSLVAKIRVTRATPPTFLLQAWDDPTDPICGSTQYARALAEANVPAEVHLFASGGHAFGFRPSGGAVDGWPALLAGWLDRLAVLRR, from the coding sequence ATGCGCATCCTGCTCGCCGCCGTCCTGCCCATCGCCCTCGCCGCCGCCGCCGCGCCGCCGCTGATCGGCGGGCAGTGGCAGGCGCCGCGCGGGCTGGTGCAGCAGCCGTTATGGCCCGGCCTTCCCCCCAACCATGCCGACAGTCCGGCCCGGCCCGAGCATAGCGAGACGGGCACCAACCCCAAGCGCTTCGCGGGCCGTCCCGTCACCGGCGTCTACGACGTGGCCCGCCCGTCCCTGACGATCTTCCCGCCACGCGGGCCGAGCCGGCGTTCGGCGGTGCTGGTCTTTCCCGGCGGCGGATTCCAGCAATTGGCGATCGACCTCGAGGGCACCGAGGCCTGTGACTGGCTGACGGCGCGTGGCTTCACCTGCGCGCTGGTCAAATATCGCGTGCCGGGCAGCGACCACCATTACGACCCCAGGTGCGATTGCGGTCTCGAGCCAAGACATCCGACCGCGCTGCAGGACGCGCAGCGGGCGATCCGTCTGGTCCGGGCGCGGGCCGGCAGCCTCGGCATCGATCCGCACCGCATCGGGGTGATGGGCTTTTCGGCGGGCGGCTATCTGGTCGCCGAGACCAGCACCATCGTCGCGCCGACCTACCCCCCGGTCGACGCCGCCGACCGCCTGAACAGCCGCCCCGATTTCGCCATCGCGCTCTACCCCGGTCACCTCTGCCGCGACGGCAAGTCGCTGGTCGCCAAGATTAGGGTGACCAGGGCGACCCCGCCGACCTTCCTCCTGCAGGCGTGGGACGATCCGACCGACCCCATCTGCGGCAGCACCCAATATGCCCGCGCGCTTGCCGAGGCGAACGTCCCCGCCGAAGTGCATCTCTTCGCGAGCGGTGGCCACGCCTTCGGCTTCCGGCCCTCGGGTGGGGCGGTGGACGGCTGGCCGGCGCTCCTGGCCGGCTGGCTCGACCGCCTGGCCGTTCTGCGCCGCTGA